One Triticum dicoccoides isolate Atlit2015 ecotype Zavitan chromosome 5B, WEW_v2.0, whole genome shotgun sequence genomic window carries:
- the LOC119309207 gene encoding flavin-containing monooxygenase FMO GS-OX-like 8 yields the protein MVSAEPPLQLESKNVCVVGAGMAGMAAARELRREGHVVTVMEQRGDVGGQWLYDPRTDDDGLLEAGAAPVRVHSSMYACLRLISPREAMGFSDFQFFPREGVAGRDPRRFPTHREVYCYLREFCHAFGLADAVRLNTRVTRVAAVPTSSTHQWAVRTVHLGGTGTDEEEKEEVFDAVVVATGHYSQPKLLTINGMEDWRRRQLHSHSYRTPEPFRGEVVVMIGCGDSGKDIALDLRRVAKEVHLTAKSMEEAMTPAMSKMLANHANLHLHPQIDRLYADGRVAFADGSSVDADTVMYCTGYTYSFTFLDTGGAVTVDDNRVGPLFEHVFPPSLAPSLSFVGIPRKVLVPWFFEAQGKWVAQVLSGRRALPPEEEMLRSVEEYYRAREAAGVPKKYTHDIAGVDPEKMYEFGEKYCDFARIEDWKIELLVSIIANMNDDMETFRDREDDSENVRKGLQRWHAAAAQAQDQNYGCCG from the coding sequence ATGGTCTCAGCTGAGCCGCCGCTGCAGCTGGAGTCGAAGAATGTGTGCGTCGTGGGAGCCGGCATGGCCGGTATGGCGGCGGCGCGCGAGCTGCGGCGAGAGGGCCACGTCGTGACGGTCATGGAGCAGAGAGGCGACGTCGGCGGGCAGTGGCTATACGACCCGAGGACAGACGATGACGGCCTGCTCGAGGCCGGGGCCGCGCCGGTGCGCGTGCACAGCAGCATGTACGCCTGCCTCCGTCTCATCAGCCCGCGGGAGGCCATGGGCTTCTCCGACTTCCAGTTCTTTCCCAGGGAGGGCGTCGCCGGCCGCGACCCTCGCCGCTTCCCGACCCACCGCGAGGTGTACTGCTACCTTCGGGAGTTCTGCCACGCGTTCGGGCTTGCTGACGCCGTCAGACTCAACACCAGGGTCACGCGCGTCGCGGCCGTGCCCACGTCGTCGACGCATCAATGGGCTGTGAGAACCGTGCACCTCGGTGGCACGGGCacggacgaggaggagaaggaggaggtgttCGATGCCGtcgtcgtggccaccggccactaCTCGCAGCCGAAGCTCCTGACCATCAACGGCATGGAGGACTGGCGGCGGAGGCAGCTGCACAGCCACTCGTACCGGACGCCGGAGCCGTTCCGCGGCGAGGTGGTGGTGATGATCGGGTGCGGGGACAGCGGCAAGGACATCGCGCTGGACCTCCGCCGCGTCGCCAAGGAGGTGCACCTCACCGCCAAGTCCATGGAGGAGGCCATGACGCCGGCGATGTCCAAGATGCTGGCGAACCACGCCAATCTGCACCTCCACCCGCAGATAGACCGTCTGTACGCGGACGGCCGCGTGGCGTTCGCCGACGGCTCCTCCGTCGACGCCGACACTGTCATGTACTGCACGGGGTACACCTACTCGTTCACGTTCCTGGACACGGGTGGCGCGGTCACCGTCGACGACAACCGCGTGGGGCCGCTGTTCGAGCACGTGTTCCCGCCGTCCCTGGCGCCGTCGCTCTCCTTCGTCGGCATACCGAGGAAGGTCCTGGTGCCGTGGTTCTTCGAGGCGCAGGGGAAGTGGGTCGCGCAGGTGCTGTCCGGCCGGCGGGCGCTGCCGCCGGAGGAGGAGATGCTGCGGTCCGTGGAGGAGTATTACCGGGCCAGGGAGGCAGCCGGCGTGCCGAAGAAGTACACCCACGACATCGCCGGCGTGGATCCTGAGAAAATGTACGAGTTCGGGGAGAAGTACTGCGATTTCGCGCGTATCGAGGATTGGAAGATAGAGCTGCTCGTGTCCATCATCGCCAACATGAACGACGACATGGAGACCTTCCGCGACCGCGAGGACGACAGCGAAAACGTCCGGAAGGGCCTGCAGAGATGGCACGCCGCAGCTGCTCAAGCCCAAGATCAAAACTACGGTTGCTGCGGTTGA